A single region of the Lacerta agilis isolate rLacAgi1 chromosome 9, rLacAgi1.pri, whole genome shotgun sequence genome encodes:
- the LOC117052632 gene encoding shootin-1-like: MEPLGEDLSQLAAILESDSDSDSEKDEEAKDVAACQERDEAKKKLAKFEYASQALLAELSTLEAEYEIEKSCREKAEAYAAQVSRENKKLKRISVALLPMLTHLPGDLIDLGNEEEIPTEQVLDPVGQYLQQIKDLQAKVSLLLDEKKELAVQVTELQDRVQQLQEQVEEEQFEKQSLQALVAERQRALKRVKQVSRLLTEEYGKVSQQLDLEEELRQQAETFAHQMLVKQKEANRQSMILMQNIGPEAQLLQAMEEVAKVTRELEEAQQEHKAKVKDLEAQLLGRPQVEELHRLRAALAAAEEEKVCLGKKLLRAEERNAALEERVKSLEEEVKATGTPSPETCPEAPLPPPPPPPPPPACHVPVDPLMALRQRKGRQQPKCPANSCMDDVKSKAVEEMMARIKNGVVLRPARKAAAVSKRRSTTMELQGLLARSGNRPVRRSSRRRGSQRKLTDNQLESILQRRRRMVDCPAHGQVPQLQPVVTTKHITSIGVREATAVGTDYE; this comes from the exons ATGGAGCCTCTGGGGGAGGATCTCAGCCAGCTGGCAG CCATTTTGGAATCTGACAGTGACTCCGATTCGGAGAAAGATGAAGAAGCCAAG GATGTGGCTGCTTGTCAGGAAAGGGATGAAGCCAAGAAAAAACTAGCCAAATTTGAGTATG CTTCGCAGGCTTTGCTCGCTGAGCTGTCCACCCTGGAAGCAGAGTATGAAATCGAGAAGTCGTGCCGAGAGAAGGCAGAAGCCTACGCAGCCCAG GTGAGCAGAGAGAACAAGAAGCTCAAGCGCATCAGCGTGGCTTTGTTGCCCATGCTCACCCACCTCCCTGGGGACCTCATCGACCTGGGCAACGAGGAGGAGATCCCCACCGAGCAAGTCCTGGATCCAGTGGGCCAATACCTGCAGCAAATCAAAG ACCTTCAAGCGAAGGTTTCCCTGCTGCTGGATGAAAAGAAGGAACTGGCCGTGCAAGTGACGGAGCTCCAGGATCGGGTCCAGCAGCTCCAGGAACAG GTGGAAGAAGAGCAGTTTGAGAAGCAATCCCTGCAGGCTCTGGTGGCGGAGCGTCAGAGGGCTTTGAAGAGGGTCAAACAAG tgtccCGGCTACTCACGGAGGAGTACGGCAAGGTGTCCCAACAGCTGGATCTGGAAGAGGAACTGAGGCAGCAAGCAGAGACCTTTGCCCACCAG ATGCTGGtgaagcagaaggaggccaacCGGCAGAGCATGATCCTGATGCAGAATATTGGGCCAGAAGCGCAGCTTCTCCAAGCCATGGAGGAAGTTGCCAAGGTGACCCGGGAACTGGAGGAAGCCCAGCAAGAGCACAAGGCTAAG GTGAAGGACCTGGAGGCCCAGCTGCTGGGACGGCCGCAGGTGGAAGAACTCCACAGGCTCCGGGCTGCCCTGGCGGCAGCGGAGGAAGAGAAGGTCTGTCTGGGGAAGAAGCTTCTCCGAGCGGAGGAGAGGAATGCGGCTCTGGAAGAGAGAG TGAAATCCCTGGAAGAAGAGGTGAAGGCGACTGGGACCCCATCTCCCGAAACATGTCCTGaggctccccttcctcctcctcctcctcctcctccccctccagcatGTCATGTCCCAGTGGA CCCCCTGATGGCCCTCAGGCAGAGGAAGGGAAGGCAGCAACCGAAATGCC CAGCAAACTCCTGCATGGATGATGTGAAATCGAAAGCAGTGGAAGAAATGATGGCCAGGATCAAAAACGGGGTGGTCCTGAGGCCGGCCAGAAAG GCAGCCGCTGTGAGCAAGCGCAGAAGCACCACGATGGAGCTGCAGGGTCTCCTG GCCCGGAGCGGCAACAGGCCAGTGCGGAGATCCAGCCGGCGTCGAGGCAGCCAGAGGAAGCTCACAGACAACCAGCTGGAGTCCATCCTGCAGAGACGTCGCCGGATGGTTGACTGCCCAGCGCACGGCCAAGTCCCACAACTGCAACCAGTCGTGACCACAAAACACATCACGTCCATTGGGGTTCGGGAGGCCACAGCGG TTGGCACAGACTATGAATGA